A genomic region of Mus musculus strain C57BL/6J chromosome 7, GRCm38.p6 C57BL/6J contains the following coding sequences:
- the Olfr611 gene encoding olfactory receptor 611, with product MLHVNITNSIFSTFLVTGIPGLEAVYIWIAIPFCAMFLITMVGNMTIIIVIWHEQTLHVPMYLFLAMLASSDLGLSLFTFPTLLRIFLLNDRELTTTACFTQMFFIHTFQDLESAIILAMAFDRYVAISHPLHYHSILTDTVIAKIGLAIVVRTLTLQVPAPILLRRLYFCRSNVLSHSYCLHPDIIKLSCSSTTVNSIFGLFVVLSTLGLDFLLILLSYALILKTVLSMASHSGRLKALNTCISHLCAVVLFFTPMICLSMLHRFGPRLPSHVYVTLANMHFLIPPVMNPIVYVVKTKQIRDKIQKLFIRKATKKAQAASIT from the coding sequence ATGCTTCATGTCAACATCACCAACTCCAtcttctccaccttcctagttaCAGGCATTCCAGGTCTGGAGGCAGTGTACATCTGGATAGCCATACCATTCTGTGCCATGTTTCTCATCACTATGGTGGGTAACATGACCATTATAATTGTTATCTGGCATGAGCAGACTCTTCATGTTCCTATGTATCTATTCCTGGCCATGTTAGCCTCCTCTGATCTGGGTCTCTCTCTGTTTACCTTCCCCACTCTGTTGAGAATCTTCCTGCTGAATGATAGAGAGTTGACCACCACTGCATGTTTCACACAGATGTTCTTCATTCACACTTTCCAAGACCTTGAATCAGCTATTATTCTGGCAATGGCCTTCGATCGGTATGTGGCCATTTCTCACCCACTTCACTATCACTCCATTCTCACAGACACTGTGATTGCCAAGATAGGGTTAGCTATTGTTGTACGAACCTTAACTCTGCAGGTGCCTGCCCCTATCCTCTTGAGGAGGCTCTACTTTTGTCGTTCCAATGTACTATCTCATTCCTACTGTTTGCATCCTGACATCATAAAACTCTCCTGCTCCAGTACTACTGTCAACAGTATCTTTGGACTCTTTGTGGTGCTCTCTACCTTGGGACTTGACTTCCTCCTCATCCTACTCTCATATGCATTGATTCTGAAAACAGTACTGAGTATGGCTTCCCACAGTGGCCGCCTCAAGGCTCTCAACACCTGCATCTCTCATCTGTGTGCTGTGGTCCTCTTCTTCACACCCATGATCTGCCTATCCATGCTGCATCGTTTTGGTCCAAGGCTTCCCTCACATGTCTATGTGACCCTGGCCAACATGCACTTTCTAATTCCTCCAGTGATGAACCCCATCGTCTATGTGGTGAAAACCAAGCAGATCCGTGACAAAATTCAGAAACTCTTCATTAGAAAAGCAACAAAGAAAGCTCAGGCTGCATCTATAacataa